TTAAGAAATGAGTGCTTATTAGTAAAACCTAAACGAAGTTATACAAAAACTACCTATAGTAAGCATTGGATGAAAAAACATCCTAATTTACTTAAAGAAGTAACACCTCAAGCATCTGAAGAGGTTTTTGTTAGTGATATCACTTACGTTCAATCACAAAAAGGTATTCATTATTTATCTTTAGTAACAGATGCTTATAGTCGAAAGATAATGGGATATGAATTAAGTGATGAAATGAAAGCTACTGATGTAGTCAAAGCTCTTGATATGGCGATAGATAGCCGTCAATATCAAAGGAGTACGATTCATCATTCAGACCGAGGATTACAGTATTGTTCAAAGGTTTATCAGGAAAAATTGAATAAAAATGATATTAAGCCATCAATGACGGATGGTTATGATTGCTATCAAAATGCATTAGCAGAGCGAATAAATGGGATACTTAAACAAGAGTTTCTTTTGTATGACTGTAAAGATTTAGAGGAGTTAAGGCATTTAGTTGAAGAATCTATTTTTATTTATAATGAAATGCGGCCACATTTAAGCTTGGGAATGAGTACACCAAATCAAGTACACAAAAAAGCCAAGTGCGTACGCACTTAGCTTTCAATTAAAAATCGTCAACGTATTTTAGGACGAGACAGTACTTTTAATGCTAAAGAGCACTATTTACTGGACATTCAGATGGAGGTGGTGCCATGTCAGGAACCGTATCGTGGTTTCCTGCACTCAGCTCTCCAAAATGAAACAACGCGTACTCACCGACTTTCATTTTACGCCACTCTTCATTATCCGTCAGAGGTTGCGTAGCTATAATCGAAACAACATCGTTTGGGGTTGTCTCTTTATGAAAATCAATCGTTACGTCTTCATCAATTAAGGAGGCTTGACCAAAAGGTGCTCTTCGAGTTATCCAATGCAAATTATTTGAACAGTAAGTCATCACATACTCACCATCACTTAATAGCATATTGAATACCCCTAAGCTTCTTAAATGATCACTACACTCAGAAACAAACTCAAACATCAGCATCATATCTTGAGGTGGTTCAGGATACTTATCTTCTAATTGATTTAATAACCAACAAAAAGCGCGTTCACTGTCTGTCTCACCAACAGGCCGAAAACGTCCTGTAGATAATTGGTCAAACCCCGTTAGTTGACCATTGTGAGCAAACGTCCAATACTTCCCCCATAACTCACGAGTAAAAGGGTGTGTATTTTCAAGGTTTACATCACCTCGATTCGCTTGCCTAATGTGACTGACTACCGCTTTGCTTTTTATTGGGTAATCTTGAACAAGTTCAGCTATTTTTGAATGACAACTTGGCGTAGGGTCTTTAAATGTACGAAATCCTTTCCCTTCATAAAAAGTAATTCCCCAACCGTCACGGTGTGGTCCTGTATTACCACCACGCTGAACTAATCCTTTAAAACTAAAACAAATATCTGTTGGTACATTAGCACTCATTCCGAGCAGTTCACACATACTTGCGTTACTCCTTTATGCGCAAAATAGCCCATCTCAACATATGAATATCAAGATAGGCTGCAAGATGGATTATGCTTCCATCTCTTTTTCAATCAGTTGAATCACAATATGGATAATTTTAATGTGAATCTCTTGAATACGGTCAGCGTAGCCAAAATGTGGTACACGGATTTCAACATCCGCAAGGCCCGCCATTTTACCGCCATCTTTACCCGTTAATGCAATTGTTTTCATGCCTTTTTCTTTTGCCGCTTCAATGGCTTTAATAATATTGCCTGAGTTACCTGATGTAGATAAACCAAACAATACATCGCCTTTTGAACCAACCGCTTGTGTATAACGAGAAAATACATGGTCATAGCCAAAGTCGTTACTTACACAAGATAAATGGCTAGGATCTGAAATCGCAATGCCAGGGTATCCTGGGCGATTTTCACGGTAGCGGCCTGTTAACTCTTCAGCAAAGTGCATTGCATCACAGTGTGAACCACCATTACCACAAGACAGTACTTTACCACCTTGTTTAAATGAATCAGCAATCGTTTTAGCAGCTAGCTCAATTTGAGCAATGTTTTTATCATCAGCTAAAAAGTCATTCAGTACTTGAGCGGCTTCTGTTAATTCAGAACGGATCAGATCTTGATAAGACATAGGATACTCTCTTTTATTATTTTCCCTAATTGGGGCTAATCTCAGTGTACCTATCCCCTTTTATCTTTAAAAGAGATTCACTCTATATTTCTTCTCTCTTCTCCAAAAATATCACTCTTTCCCCTGCAAAAAAGCAGATATCACTCACTGAAAAATGAATATTGTTTATTAATTACTCAACCTAGATCACTTTTTAACCACGAGCATTATTTACTTTTCATTAACATTAGAGCTACACTTAATTTAACTGGTTAGACCTCTTACCTAAATAATAAATTTACGACATGTAATCGTAATACCTCTGTTCCTACAAACAGAGCAGCGCCGGAAAAGGAGAATCACATGGCCCTGACACTATTAGCAACAGTAATTGCACTTGCTGCATTAAGCTATCATCGACAATCTTTGAAAACCTCAACCTTGGTTATTGCAGGTATTCTTGCCATTAGCTCTGGGTTAGGTTACGCAGGTTTTATTTCTTGGGCTGTCTTTTTACTGGTCTCAGTTCCACTAAATATTCCTTCAATTCGACAATCTCTATTCAGTAATAAAGCACTTTCTCTATTCAAAGGCGTTATGCCAGAGATGTCACAAACCGAAAAAGATGCGATTGAAGCCGGTACAGTTTGGTGGGAAGCCGAATTATTTAAAGGTAACCCTGATTGGAAATTTCTTCATGGTATTCCTAAAAATACGCTATCAGATGAAGAACAAGCTTTTATGGATGGTCCAGTAACAGAGGTCTGCCGCATGGTTAATGACTATGAAGTCACCCATGAGCTTGCCGATCTTCCACCAGAAGTATGGCAATACCTAAAAGATCATAAATTCTTCGCTATGATCATTAAAAAGAAATACGGTGGATTAGAGTTTTCTGCCTACGCTCAGTCTTGCGTACTTCAAAAATTAACCAGCGTATCTGGTGTGCTCTCTATCACTGTAGGTGTTCCTAATTCATTAGGTCCTGGTGAGTTATTACAGCATTACGGTACAGAAGAACAAAAAAACTATTATTTACCTCGTCTAGCTGAAGGTAAAGAGATCCCATGTTTTGCACTAACAAGCCCTGAAGCAGGTTCTGATGCTGGTTCGATCCCTGACTATGGTGTTGTGACTAAAGGCATGTGGGAAGGTGAAGAAGTCGTAGGTATGCGTATTACTTGGAACAAGCGCTATATCACACTAGCCCCTGTCGCTACCGTTTTAGGTTTAGCTTTCAAACTTCAAGATCCAGATGGTTTACTTGGTGATAAAAAAGATCTTGGTATTACTTGTGCTCTTATCCCGACGGATTTAGATGGCGTTAAGATTGGCCGTCGTCATTTCCCATTAAACGTACCATTCCAAAATGGTCCAACTCAAGGTAACGATCTATTTGTTCCGCTGGATTACATTATTGGTGGAGAAAAAATGGCAGGACATGGCTGGCGTATGCTGGTGGAATGCTTGTCAGTTGGTCGTGGTATTACACTGCCATCTAATGCCACAGGTGGAGCGAAAACAGCAGCACTTGCAACAGGAGCTTACGCTCGCATTCGTCGTCAATTTAAGCTTCCTATTGGTAAAATGGAAGGTATTGAAGAACCATTAGCACGTATGGCAGGTAATGCTTATATGATGGACGCTGCGAGTAACTTAACCGTTGCAGGTATTGTTCAAGGCGAAAAACCATCGGTTATCTCTGCAATTGTGAAATACCACTGTACACATCGAGCTCAGCGTGTCGCTATTGACGGAATGGATATTTCTGGTGGTAAAGGGATTTGTTTAGGTAATTCCAACTTCTTAGCTCGAGGCTATCAAGGTTCACCGATCGCTGTCACGGTTGAGGGAGCAAACATTCTCACTCGTTCAATGATCATTTATGGCCAAGGGGCTATTCGTTGTCACCCTTATGTTCTTGCTGAAATGGATGCCGCTTATCTCGATGATAAAAAAGCATCATTAGAACAATTCGATTCCGCAGTCTTTGGACATATTGGTTTTGGTATCAGTAATTTCGTTCGCAGTTTCTGGCTTGGCTTAACGGATGGTTATGGTTCTAAAACACCATTTAATGATGAAACCAAACGTTATTATCAACAAGTGAACCGATACAGTACAAACCTTGCTTTATTATCTGATATCTCAATGGCTGTACTAGGAGGAAGTTTAAAACGCCGTGAGCGTATGTCAGCACGTCTTGGTGATGTATTAAGCCAACTTTATTTAACTACATCAACATTAAAACGTTTTGATGATGATGGTCGTCAAAAAGAAGATTTAGCTCTGGTTCATTGGAGTGTTCAAGACTCTCTGCATCAAGCAGAACAAGCGATTGATGGATTACTGTCTAACTTTCCAAATCGATTTGTTGCTGGTGCGATGCGCTTTATTCTATTACCAACCGGACTTCGTCGTCAGAAACCAAGCGACAAACTTGACCATAAATTAGCGCGTATTCTTCAAGAACCGTCAGGCGTTCGTAGTAGAATTGGTCGAGGGTTATTCTTGGAAGCAAGTCGCTTTAACCCTGTAGGAAAAATGGAAGAAGCATTAATTGATATTTTAACTGCTGAACCAATTTATGACCGCGTATGTAAAGAGTCTAAGCAACGTTTACCATTTATGCAGCTTGATCGCGTGGCGAAAGTTGGATTAGAACTCAATATAATTTCTGACAAAGAAGCGCTGTTATTACGTAAAGCAGAGAAAAGTCGATTAGCAACCATCAACGTTGATGACTTTGACCCAAGCGAACTTATCGTAAAACCACAAAACCACAGTGTTGAGCACAGTAAAATTGCATAACCCTTAAAATCAAAAAAGGCCAGAGTAACTAACATTACTCTGGCCTTTTTCATAATGTCTCCATCTTATTAAGGTAAAGACATTACTAATTTTAAATAAATTATTTCTTCAAGTGATAAGCAATCAATCGTTTTATTGCATGAACCTAATTCTTGAGCAGCTACTGTTAGCTGTTTTTGTTCATGACGATGTGCTTCTAGCGCTTGCTTAAATGCAGCTTCTAACTTCGACTTACATGTAATCAAAACATACC
The Aliivibrio fischeri ATCC 7744 = JCM 18803 = DSM 507 DNA segment above includes these coding regions:
- a CDS encoding class II glutamine amidotransferase — protein: MCELLGMSANVPTDICFSFKGLVQRGGNTGPHRDGWGITFYEGKGFRTFKDPTPSCHSKIAELVQDYPIKSKAVVSHIRQANRGDVNLENTHPFTRELWGKYWTFAHNGQLTGFDQLSTGRFRPVGETDSERAFCWLLNQLEDKYPEPPQDMMLMFEFVSECSDHLRSLGVFNMLLSDGEYVMTYCSNNLHWITRRAPFGQASLIDEDVTIDFHKETTPNDVVSIIATQPLTDNEEWRKMKVGEYALFHFGELSAGNHDTVPDMAPPPSECPVNSAL
- the lpcA gene encoding D-sedoheptulose 7-phosphate isomerase produces the protein MSYQDLIRSELTEAAQVLNDFLADDKNIAQIELAAKTIADSFKQGGKVLSCGNGGSHCDAMHFAEELTGRYRENRPGYPGIAISDPSHLSCVSNDFGYDHVFSRYTQAVGSKGDVLFGLSTSGNSGNIIKAIEAAKEKGMKTIALTGKDGGKMAGLADVEIRVPHFGYADRIQEIHIKIIHIVIQLIEKEMEA
- the fadE gene encoding acyl-CoA dehydrogenase FadE; its protein translation is MALTLLATVIALAALSYHRQSLKTSTLVIAGILAISSGLGYAGFISWAVFLLVSVPLNIPSIRQSLFSNKALSLFKGVMPEMSQTEKDAIEAGTVWWEAELFKGNPDWKFLHGIPKNTLSDEEQAFMDGPVTEVCRMVNDYEVTHELADLPPEVWQYLKDHKFFAMIIKKKYGGLEFSAYAQSCVLQKLTSVSGVLSITVGVPNSLGPGELLQHYGTEEQKNYYLPRLAEGKEIPCFALTSPEAGSDAGSIPDYGVVTKGMWEGEEVVGMRITWNKRYITLAPVATVLGLAFKLQDPDGLLGDKKDLGITCALIPTDLDGVKIGRRHFPLNVPFQNGPTQGNDLFVPLDYIIGGEKMAGHGWRMLVECLSVGRGITLPSNATGGAKTAALATGAYARIRRQFKLPIGKMEGIEEPLARMAGNAYMMDAASNLTVAGIVQGEKPSVISAIVKYHCTHRAQRVAIDGMDISGGKGICLGNSNFLARGYQGSPIAVTVEGANILTRSMIIYGQGAIRCHPYVLAEMDAAYLDDKKASLEQFDSAVFGHIGFGISNFVRSFWLGLTDGYGSKTPFNDETKRYYQQVNRYSTNLALLSDISMAVLGGSLKRRERMSARLGDVLSQLYLTTSTLKRFDDDGRQKEDLALVHWSVQDSLHQAEQAIDGLLSNFPNRFVAGAMRFILLPTGLRRQKPSDKLDHKLARILQEPSGVRSRIGRGLFLEASRFNPVGKMEEALIDILTAEPIYDRVCKESKQRLPFMQLDRVAKVGLELNIISDKEALLLRKAEKSRLATINVDDFDPSELIVKPQNHSVEHSKIA